In Bacteroidales bacterium, the following proteins share a genomic window:
- a CDS encoding carboxypeptidase-like regulatory domain-containing protein, whose translation MKTTVPISVLLVSLACSVLLCHAQKNYTLNGHVLDSATKKPLSDAEVFLYGQVNKAYTNDQGYFFLTVSCFNCEAEIRHLSYKTVKTRISVSDDTTIIYLPAKPVNLNPVDITVSKPEEVIPGKAYHVMDYEISGDNIVLLAFENQSFLKPKLLLVSFLGDTLTNIPVNKPVGLCKDFDGKIYFISKTTAYEIMIDSEKLMLANPINIEKFNSINNVIVGHAGEHYYLRQYMYEDQVLNYYNYFEPDDSLNCFRTLADHDNIQRNRWGVYFDGKEEDLRFQQLVINRPLYAPLINLNDTLILFNFLESKLEKFSIDADKISETGITFQLGRNYVRELYIDVAMQKVYILFRKNGISQLKEISTGNGAIVLSIEIPGFVFIEKIKVNEGYLYFLYRQKDLAEYKKLYKMKI comes from the coding sequence ATGAAAACAACAGTACCCATAAGCGTCTTACTAGTTTCTCTGGCTTGTTCGGTCCTGCTCTGCCATGCTCAAAAAAACTATACGCTTAATGGTCATGTGTTAGATTCAGCAACCAAAAAGCCTTTATCTGATGCTGAAGTTTTTTTGTACGGGCAGGTAAATAAAGCTTATACAAATGATCAGGGATATTTCTTCCTCACAGTATCGTGTTTTAACTGCGAAGCAGAGATCCGTCATTTGTCATATAAAACTGTCAAAACAAGAATTTCTGTCTCCGATGATACTACGATTATTTACCTGCCTGCAAAACCTGTTAACCTTAACCCTGTTGACATAACGGTTTCAAAACCCGAAGAGGTCATCCCGGGGAAAGCATATCATGTTATGGATTATGAGATCAGCGGTGACAACATTGTCCTACTGGCTTTTGAAAATCAGAGTTTTCTAAAACCAAAGCTGTTGCTTGTCAGTTTTTTGGGTGACACGCTAACAAATATCCCGGTAAATAAACCTGTTGGGCTTTGTAAAGATTTCGACGGAAAAATTTATTTTATTTCTAAAACCACTGCCTATGAAATCATGATTGATTCAGAGAAATTAATGCTGGCAAACCCTATTAATATTGAAAAGTTTAACAGTATAAACAATGTGATTGTTGGTCATGCCGGTGAGCATTATTATTTAAGGCAATACATGTATGAAGATCAGGTACTCAATTATTACAATTATTTTGAACCTGATGACAGCCTCAACTGCTTCAGAACTCTTGCAGACCATGATAATATACAAAGGAACCGTTGGGGCGTATATTTCGATGGTAAGGAAGAAGACCTCCGTTTTCAGCAACTTGTTATCAACCGGCCGCTGTATGCACCACTTATAAATTTAAACGATACCTTAATCCTGTTTAACTTTTTGGAATCAAAACTGGAAAAATTCAGTATTGATGCAGATAAAATATCAGAAACAGGAATCACTTTTCAACTGGGCAGAAATTACGTAAGAGAATTATATATTGACGTTGCAATGCAAAAGGTGTATATATTATTCAGAAAGAACGGCATTTCACAACTGAAAGAGATCAGTACCGGCAATGGTGCGATCGTTCTGTCAATAGAAATACCGGGCTTTGTATTTATAGAAAAAATAAAGGTCAACGAAGGTTATTTGTATTTCTTATACAGGCAGAAGGATCTTGCTGAATATAAAAAACTCTATAAAATGAAAATATAG
- a CDS encoding TonB-dependent receptor, protein MKKLFLFCAFIPFLVAQVHGQNTGVIKGKLLDNETKETLPGANVVISSGNSTVGCQTDLNGYYVLKPLSSGKYSIKISYMGYKTVTIEGIEVSPGEITFIEDAYVSMEGIIIDGQPVEIYGYKDPLIKPVPVINVSPDMLDNLAGGHNINTIISNLSSDIYVNEDDEIYFRGSRDNSVVYIVDGVKAADGQAHIPSGAIGKMMVYTGGVPANYGDFTGGCVVIETKSFFNK, encoded by the coding sequence ATGAAAAAATTATTTTTATTCTGTGCCTTCATCCCGTTCCTTGTAGCACAGGTCCATGGACAAAACACGGGAGTCATTAAAGGTAAGTTACTTGACAATGAAACCAAGGAAACCCTGCCGGGAGCAAATGTGGTCATAAGTTCAGGTAATAGCACGGTGGGCTGCCAAACCGACCTAAACGGGTATTATGTTTTGAAGCCACTCAGTTCAGGCAAATATTCAATAAAAATTTCTTACATGGGGTATAAAACTGTCACTATCGAAGGTATTGAAGTCAGCCCCGGAGAAATAACGTTTATCGAAGATGCTTATGTTAGTATGGAAGGCATTATCATTGACGGGCAACCCGTTGAAATATACGGATATAAAGACCCGCTTATAAAACCTGTTCCTGTGATCAATGTCAGCCCTGATATGCTTGATAACCTGGCAGGAGGTCACAACATAAATACCATAATAAGTAATTTGTCTTCAGATATTTATGTTAATGAAGATGATGAAATATACTTCCGCGGCTCAAGGGACAACAGTGTTGTTTATATTGTGGATGGTGTTAAGGCTGCCGACGGACAAGCACATATACCTTCGGGTGCTATAGGAAAGATGATGGTGTATACGGGTGGAGTACCTGCAAATTACGGTGATTTTACCGGCGGCTGTGTTGTTATAGAGACAAAAAGTTTTTTTAATAAATAA
- a CDS encoding NAD(P)/FAD-dependent oxidoreductase: MNYDVIIIGAGASGLMCAGTAASRGLHVMLLEKMPMPARKLRISGKGRCNITNIAPQSEFMKHIGPDTRFLKYAFATFFSKELIHFFESIGVPTITEQGGRVFPASESAQDVVDALVKWAKKQGIEMICKEPVSCITVNDNKATGIILANGKHIPAKKVVLATGGASYPATGSEGDGYRMAKELGHTIKPVYPALVPFETDSDIPKRLQGLSLKNVQAHIWVEGRKTASAFGEMLFTHFGVSGPIILSLSRKIQPGEIKQKNVEISIDLKPALDHEKLDARLLRDMDEHGKKSFNSLLKLWLPSSMIPVFADSTGIPLEKTGNQISSAERKKIRLLLKDFRLRIIRTRGFAEAIITAGGVSTSEINPVTMESKLIKNLFFCGEVIDLDADTGGYNLQIAFSTGYLAGISMQKS; this comes from the coding sequence ATGAATTATGATGTCATTATCATAGGGGCAGGTGCCTCAGGACTGATGTGTGCCGGAACAGCTGCAAGCAGGGGTTTGCATGTTATGTTGCTCGAAAAGATGCCAATGCCTGCCCGTAAGTTACGCATCAGTGGCAAGGGCAGATGTAACATCACCAATATTGCCCCACAATCAGAATTCATGAAACATATCGGCCCTGACACCAGATTTTTGAAATATGCTTTTGCAACATTTTTTTCGAAGGAACTAATACATTTTTTTGAAAGCATAGGTGTTCCGACAATAACAGAACAAGGCGGGCGGGTTTTCCCTGCCAGCGAAAGCGCCCAGGATGTAGTGGATGCCCTGGTGAAATGGGCAAAAAAACAAGGTATAGAGATGATTTGTAAAGAACCTGTAAGTTGTATCACAGTGAATGATAACAAAGCTACAGGAATTATTCTTGCAAACGGCAAACACATCCCTGCTAAAAAAGTAGTGCTTGCCACAGGAGGAGCTTCTTATCCTGCCACAGGTTCTGAAGGTGACGGCTACCGTATGGCTAAAGAACTAGGACATACGATTAAACCTGTTTATCCGGCTTTGGTTCCTTTTGAGACTGACAGTGATATTCCAAAGCGCTTGCAAGGACTTTCGCTGAAAAATGTTCAGGCACATATATGGGTTGAAGGAAGGAAAACAGCATCGGCTTTCGGGGAAATGCTATTTACACATTTCGGCGTTTCGGGGCCTATCATTTTATCTTTAAGCAGAAAAATACAACCCGGGGAAATAAAGCAAAAGAATGTTGAAATTTCAATTGACCTTAAACCTGCCCTAGACCATGAAAAATTAGATGCAAGGCTTTTGCGTGATATGGATGAACACGGGAAAAAAAGTTTCAATTCACTGCTGAAATTATGGCTTCCTTCCAGCATGATTCCCGTTTTTGCAGATAGTACAGGCATTCCATTGGAAAAAACTGGCAACCAGATTTCATCGGCTGAAAGAAAAAAAATACGATTGTTATTAAAAGATTTTCGTTTACGAATAATAAGAACCCGAGGTTTTGCAGAAGCTATAATAACTGCTGGCGGAGTCAGTACCAGTGAAATCAATCCGGTTACCATGGAGTCGAAACTGATTAAAAATCTTTTTTTCTGCGGGGAAGTGATTGACCTCGATGCCGATACCGGCGGTTATAATCTGCAGATAGCATTCTCAACGGGTTACCTTGCAGGAATTTCAATGCAAAAATCATGA
- a CDS encoding WG repeat-containing protein, translating to MKNVIIIFLLSICIGLSAQQVNYNYLPVKVNGKYGFIDTTGKYLIKPEFDFLGNMIEGRARVNVGGIPDDMGFMEGGTWTFIDSLGNPITEPVYDMVYDFSESRARVIYEGVYGFIDESGNEVIPCIYNNILDFNNGLTQFQQNGRWGSLDKYGNVVIPPHFISSYYFSEGRAVVGYIFNEGYIDKKGNYITDSNFFDAKAFKDGLAIVITADSARYGMIDTSGKVVTPCKYGYINGFSEGLCAVNIGGVFSSDLYQVLGGSWGFMNKSGNLAIPAEYEGAGFFSEGLCAVKKKGKWGFINKDNMVVIPFQFQTVFEFSSGMARIIKSGKYGYIDKTGKIKIAPQYDYALDFHNGFAIVNKGSVTKEYEPDYGKPGKCGVINTSGRYIVPLEFDGIRHIGKNIFKVIKGKGWGYYNSKGQCIFVVTE from the coding sequence ATGAAAAATGTAATCATTATATTTTTGCTTTCAATATGCATAGGGTTATCCGCTCAACAGGTCAATTACAATTACCTTCCCGTAAAAGTCAATGGCAAATATGGCTTCATTGATACTACCGGGAAATACCTTATTAAACCTGAATTTGATTTTCTTGGCAATATGATTGAAGGAAGGGCGCGTGTTAATGTTGGAGGAATACCTGATGATATGGGTTTTATGGAAGGCGGAACTTGGACATTTATTGATTCCCTGGGGAACCCGATAACCGAACCCGTTTATGACATGGTTTATGACTTTTCAGAAAGCCGTGCCAGGGTGATTTATGAAGGGGTATATGGGTTCATTGATGAAAGTGGCAATGAAGTAATTCCTTGTATTTATAACAACATCCTTGATTTTAATAACGGCCTGACACAGTTTCAACAAAACGGTCGCTGGGGCAGCCTTGACAAATACGGAAATGTTGTAATACCGCCGCATTTTATAAGCTCCTATTACTTCAGCGAAGGAAGAGCAGTTGTAGGATACATTTTTAATGAAGGTTATATTGATAAAAAAGGAAACTACATCACTGATAGTAATTTTTTTGATGCAAAAGCATTTAAAGACGGATTGGCCATTGTTATTACGGCTGATTCAGCCCGTTATGGCATGATAGATACTTCGGGAAAAGTTGTTACCCCCTGTAAATACGGATATATAAACGGATTCAGCGAAGGACTCTGTGCCGTAAATATCGGAGGAGTATTTTCATCAGACCTTTATCAGGTACTGGGTGGAAGTTGGGGTTTTATGAATAAATCAGGCAATCTGGCAATACCCGCTGAATATGAAGGTGCAGGATTTTTTTCGGAAGGCCTTTGCGCAGTTAAGAAAAAAGGGAAGTGGGGTTTTATCAACAAAGACAATATGGTCGTGATACCGTTTCAATTCCAGACCGTATTTGAGTTTTCATCGGGAATGGCCCGTATTATAAAATCAGGGAAATACGGATATATTGATAAGACTGGTAAAATAAAAATCGCGCCACAGTATGACTACGCCCTGGATTTTCATAATGGATTTGCTATAGTCAATAAGGGAAGTGTTACCAAAGAATATGAGCCCGACTATGGTAAGCCGGGAAAATGCGGAGTAATAAACACCAGCGGAAGATATATTGTTCCGCTTGAATTTGATGGAATCCGGCACATAGGGAAAAATATATTCAAAGTAATAAAAGGGAAAGGATGGGGATATTATAACTCGAAAGGGCAATGCATATTTGTTGTTACAGAATAG
- a CDS encoding sigma-54 dependent transcriptional regulator, whose translation MAKILVIDDEKSIRNTLREILEYEKFQVDDAADGTEGIQKIEKEKYDVILCDIKMPKMDGIEVLKVIMEKTDTPVVMISGHGTIETAVESIKLGAYDYIAKPLDLNRLLITLRNAMDKSSLVTETRVLKKKISKTWEMVGESKAIQQIKDMIDRVAPTDARVLITGANGTGKELVARWLHEKSNRSGKPFIEVNCAAIPSELIESQLFGHEKGSFTSAIKQRKGDFEQADGGTIFLDEIGDMSLSAQAKVLRALQENKITRVGGEKDIPVNVRVIAATNKNMDEEIKNKAFREDLYHRISVILIEVPSLNQRLEDIPLLVEHFVKEICQSQGIPVLKVQPSAIEELQKIQWTGNVRELRNVVERLIILCDKQITGQDVKLFAHPLKQSK comes from the coding sequence ATGGCAAAAATCTTAGTAATTGATGACGAAAAAAGTATCCGCAACACTTTGCGTGAGATACTTGAGTATGAAAAGTTTCAGGTAGATGATGCGGCTGATGGCACCGAAGGCATACAGAAGATTGAAAAGGAAAAATATGATGTGATTTTATGTGATATCAAAATGCCTAAAATGGATGGGATAGAGGTGCTTAAAGTCATTATGGAAAAGACAGATACTCCGGTAGTGATGATATCCGGCCACGGGACCATAGAAACTGCAGTGGAATCAATTAAGCTTGGTGCTTACGATTATATTGCAAAGCCTCTCGACTTAAATCGCCTGTTGATAACGCTTCGCAATGCTATGGATAAATCAAGCCTCGTGACAGAAACCAGAGTGCTGAAAAAGAAAATCAGTAAAACTTGGGAAATGGTTGGTGAATCAAAAGCCATCCAACAAATTAAAGATATGATAGACCGTGTAGCGCCTACAGATGCCCGTGTGCTGATAACCGGTGCGAACGGCACAGGCAAAGAGTTGGTGGCACGCTGGCTGCACGAAAAAAGTAACCGCTCAGGCAAGCCTTTTATTGAAGTGAATTGTGCGGCCATACCTTCCGAACTGATAGAAAGTCAGCTTTTCGGCCATGAGAAAGGCTCCTTTACTTCTGCTATCAAACAACGCAAAGGAGATTTTGAACAGGCTGACGGAGGCACTATTTTTCTGGATGAAATTGGTGATATGAGCCTGTCAGCTCAGGCAAAAGTTTTGCGTGCCTTGCAGGAAAACAAAATTACCCGTGTAGGTGGCGAAAAAGATATTCCGGTCAATGTCAGGGTGATTGCTGCTACCAACAAAAACATGGATGAGGAGATAAAAAATAAAGCCTTCCGCGAAGATCTTTATCATCGTATAAGTGTGATTTTAATTGAAGTGCCTTCTCTGAACCAACGGTTGGAAGATATCCCTCTACTTGTTGAGCATTTTGTGAAAGAAATTTGCCAGTCACAGGGAATTCCGGTACTAAAAGTACAGCCTTCAGCAATCGAAGAACTACAAAAGATACAATGGACGGGAAATGTCCGTGAGTTAAGGAATGTGGTGGAACGACTTATTATCCTTTGTGACAAACAGATTACGGGGCAGGATGTAAAACTTTTTGCCCATCCTCTGAAGCAGAGCAAATAA
- the ettA gene encoding energy-dependent translational throttle protein EttA — translation MSDDKKIIFSMVNVSKVFPPNKQVLKDIYLSFYYGAKIGVIGLNGSGKSTLLKIIAGLEKSFNGEVVFSPGYSVGILLQEPELDNTKTVKEIVQEGVQPIVDLLKEYEEVNNKFAEPMSDDEMNKLIERQGQLTELLDKNEAWELDNKLERAMDALRCPDGDMIIKNLSGGERRRVALCRLLLSEPDILLLDEPTNHLDAESVEWLEHHLQQYKGTVIAVTHDRYFLDNVAGWILELDRGEGIPWKGNYSSWLEQKTKRLQQEEKAESKRAKTLERELEWVRMAPKARHAKGKARLKAYESLLNEDVKQKEEKLELFIPNGPRLGDVVIEAQNVSKAFSDKLLFENLNFMLPPGGIVGVIGPNGAGKTTLFRLMMGLEKPDSGTFKVGETVKIAYVDQAHVEIDPDKNVWEVISEGNENIVLGNRTMNSRAYVSRFNFSGPDQGKKADVLSGGERNRLHLALTLRQEANVLLLDEPTNDIDVNTLRALEEALENFAGCAVIISHDRWFLDRVATHILAFEGNSEMYYFEGSYSEYEENKKKRLGDVGPKRIRYKKLI, via the coding sequence ATGTCCGACGACAAAAAAATTATCTTTTCCATGGTGAATGTCAGCAAGGTATTCCCTCCTAACAAGCAGGTGCTGAAAGACATTTACCTCTCATTTTACTATGGCGCTAAAATAGGGGTCATTGGTTTGAACGGTTCCGGGAAATCTACATTGCTTAAAATCATCGCAGGACTTGAAAAATCCTTCAATGGAGAAGTGGTATTTTCTCCCGGTTATTCTGTTGGAATATTGTTGCAGGAACCAGAACTCGATAACACAAAAACCGTGAAAGAAATAGTTCAGGAAGGTGTACAGCCGATAGTTGACCTTCTGAAAGAATACGAAGAAGTGAATAATAAGTTTGCTGAGCCAATGTCGGATGATGAGATGAATAAGCTTATAGAACGTCAGGGCCAACTCACCGAATTGCTTGATAAAAATGAGGCTTGGGAGCTAGACAATAAACTGGAACGTGCCATGGATGCCTTGCGTTGCCCCGACGGCGATATGATAATAAAAAATCTTTCGGGGGGTGAACGCCGCAGGGTTGCTCTGTGCCGCTTGTTACTTTCGGAGCCTGATATCTTGTTACTGGATGAACCCACCAATCACCTTGATGCGGAGTCTGTTGAATGGCTTGAACATCATTTGCAGCAATATAAAGGTACAGTCATTGCTGTTACTCACGACCGTTATTTTCTCGACAATGTTGCCGGATGGATACTGGAACTTGATAGAGGAGAAGGCATTCCCTGGAAAGGAAATTATTCTTCATGGCTGGAGCAGAAAACAAAACGATTGCAGCAGGAAGAAAAAGCCGAGAGTAAACGTGCCAAGACTCTGGAGCGTGAGCTGGAGTGGGTAAGAATGGCTCCCAAAGCCCGTCATGCCAAGGGAAAAGCAAGGTTGAAAGCCTATGAAAGTTTACTGAACGAAGATGTGAAACAAAAGGAAGAAAAGCTTGAGTTATTTATTCCGAATGGACCACGGCTGGGAGATGTGGTTATCGAAGCCCAGAATGTGTCAAAAGCGTTTAGTGATAAACTTTTATTCGAGAACCTGAATTTTATGCTGCCTCCCGGAGGGATAGTGGGAGTGATAGGGCCAAACGGCGCGGGAAAAACAACACTTTTCCGATTGATGATGGGACTGGAGAAACCAGATTCTGGAACTTTCAAAGTAGGGGAAACAGTCAAAATAGCCTATGTTGATCAGGCTCATGTTGAGATAGACCCTGATAAAAATGTTTGGGAAGTTATTTCAGAAGGAAATGAAAATATCGTATTAGGCAACAGAACCATGAACTCGCGGGCGTATGTATCACGCTTCAATTTCAGTGGGCCCGATCAAGGCAAAAAAGCCGACGTGCTTTCAGGGGGCGAGCGTAACCGCTTGCATCTGGCATTAACTTTACGACAGGAAGCCAATGTATTATTGCTCGACGAACCCACCAACGATATTGATGTGAACACACTTCGTGCATTAGAAGAAGCGCTGGAGAACTTTGCCGGTTGTGCAGTTATCATCTCTCACGATCGCTGGTTTCTCGACCGTGTGGCTACCCACATCTTAGCATTTGAGGGTAATTCGGAAATGTATTATTTTGAAGGAAGTTATTCTGAATACGAAGAGAATAAAAAGAAAAGACTTGGAGATGTCGGTCCAAAAAGAATTAGATATAAGAAACTTATTTAG
- a CDS encoding NAD(P)H-hydrate dehydratase, translating to MKILPVTLIREADVYTITHEPVVSLDLMERAAGKCFSWLIQHYGKNKKFKIFCGIGNNGGDGLVIARMLAGKNIYVETYIVRYSTKSSEDFNINLERLKKIKKSIINEINDTINLPEIDKDDIVVDAIFGSGLSKPVNEGIASDAIKHISKSRAQIVSIDMPSGLFGEDNSYNNGNIICATHTLSFQFPKLAFLFSDNEKYVGNWHILPIGLHPDYINNAKVNNFLIEKDDCHQLIKPRKTFSHKGTYGHALLVCGSYGKMGAAVLSARACIKSGAGLVSAHIPKCGYEIMQSAAPEIMCSTDTSEQVISDIIDLKPYNAVGAGPGIGTDKKTQHALKILIQNCNCPIVFDADAINILAENKTWLSFVPQGSIFTPHPKEFERLVGKTNNENERQKLQIDFSKKYGVYLVLKGAYTCISTPAGDCYFNSTGNPGMATGGSGDVLTGIITGLLAQGYTSFESCLIGVFVHGLAGDFATKRFGYEATTASEIIHFLGKAFLKLR from the coding sequence ATGAAAATTCTACCCGTAACCCTTATCCGTGAAGCCGATGTATATACCATAACTCATGAGCCTGTAGTATCCCTTGACCTGATGGAACGCGCCGCAGGAAAGTGTTTTTCATGGCTTATTCAACACTACGGAAAAAATAAAAAATTTAAAATTTTCTGTGGCATTGGCAACAACGGCGGCGATGGACTGGTAATTGCCCGCATGTTGGCAGGAAAAAACATTTACGTTGAAACATACATTGTTCGTTATAGCACAAAATCCTCAGAAGATTTTAATATTAATCTTGAGCGCTTAAAAAAAATTAAAAAGTCAATAATTAATGAGATTAATGATACTATCAACCTTCCCGAAATTGACAAAGATGACATTGTTGTAGATGCCATTTTTGGTTCAGGTCTTTCGAAGCCTGTTAACGAAGGAATTGCATCTGATGCCATAAAACATATTTCAAAGAGCAGAGCACAAATAGTTTCCATTGATATGCCATCAGGATTGTTTGGTGAAGATAACAGTTATAATAATGGAAATATTATTTGTGCAACTCACACCTTAAGTTTTCAGTTTCCTAAACTTGCTTTTCTTTTTTCAGATAATGAAAAATATGTAGGTAATTGGCACATACTTCCTATTGGCCTGCATCCGGATTATATTAATAATGCTAAAGTCAACAATTTTTTAATTGAAAAAGACGACTGCCACCAGTTGATAAAACCTCGGAAGACATTTTCACATAAGGGCACATATGGGCATGCTTTACTGGTTTGCGGCTCATACGGAAAAATGGGAGCTGCTGTTTTGTCTGCCCGTGCCTGCATAAAATCAGGGGCCGGCTTGGTGAGCGCTCATATACCAAAATGCGGATATGAAATCATGCAATCGGCAGCCCCGGAAATCATGTGCAGCACCGACACAAGTGAACAAGTTATCTCTGATATCATTGACCTGAAACCATACAATGCTGTTGGTGCAGGCCCTGGCATCGGCACAGATAAAAAAACGCAGCACGCATTAAAAATACTTATTCAAAACTGCAACTGCCCTATAGTTTTTGATGCCGACGCAATAAATATCCTTGCTGAAAATAAAACATGGCTTTCATTTGTGCCCCAAGGTTCGATATTTACTCCACATCCTAAAGAATTTGAGCGACTGGTTGGGAAAACAAATAATGAGAATGAAAGGCAAAAATTACAAATTGATTTTTCAAAAAAATATGGAGTATATCTTGTGCTGAAAGGAGCATACACATGCATCAGCACTCCCGCAGGCGACTGTTATTTTAATTCTACCGGCAATCCGGGTATGGCAACAGGAGGCAGCGGCGATGTGCTTACCGGAATTATAACCGGTCTGTTAGCACAGGGTTACACTTCATTCGAATCATGTTTAATTGGGGTTTTTGTTCACGGTTTGGCCGGTGATTTTGCCACAAAACGATTTGGCTATGAAGCCACTACAGCTAGTGAGATAATTCATTTTCTGGGGAAAGCCTTCTTAAAACTGCGATAA
- a CDS encoding nitroreductase family protein gives MNTFDLIKQRYSPIIFSNKGIEENLLFPLFEAARWAPSAYNEQPWRFIYCPKTENIKYEKLFNCLVDANMEWAKTAPALMLVLARKNFSHNEKPNPFYRYDTGMAVMSFIMAAMEHKIYVHQMGGFSSEMARDSFNISDDYDVISVAAIGYRGDTAVLTEELKKRANTPRLRKDISQILLT, from the coding sequence ATGAATACATTTGATTTGATTAAACAGCGTTACAGCCCTATAATATTTTCAAATAAAGGTATTGAAGAAAACCTGTTGTTCCCTTTATTTGAAGCAGCACGTTGGGCGCCTTCGGCATACAATGAGCAGCCGTGGCGTTTTATTTACTGTCCTAAAACTGAAAATATAAAATATGAAAAACTTTTCAACTGCCTTGTTGATGCTAACATGGAATGGGCAAAAACTGCTCCGGCACTCATGTTAGTGCTGGCCAGGAAAAACTTCTCGCACAATGAAAAACCAAACCCTTTTTATCGATATGATACCGGTATGGCAGTGATGAGTTTTATAATGGCTGCCATGGAACATAAAATTTATGTACATCAGATGGGAGGTTTCAGCTCTGAAATGGCAAGAGATAGTTTCAATATATCAGATGATTATGATGTCATTTCTGTTGCTGCGATAGGTTATCGGGGAGATACAGCTGTATTGACGGAAGAATTGAAAAAGCGAGCAAATACCCCACGGCTTAGGAAAGATATAAGCCAAATTTTACTAACCTGA
- a CDS encoding transposase: MKRVFKGILPDKFENIYSSKENCLRFLTDEKWKDGYRCRKCGNDNYCEGKKPYSRRCTRCKHDESATAHTVFHNCRLPITEAFKIMYSICCNPNISAYKIAKDECIRKMTCWKFRKKTIEWFKVHDSIIEI, encoded by the coding sequence ATGAAAAGGGTGTTTAAAGGAATACTACCTGATAAATTTGAAAATATTTATTCTTCGAAAGAAAATTGCCTTAGATTTTTAACAGATGAAAAGTGGAAAGACGGTTACAGATGCCGCAAATGCGGAAATGACAATTACTGTGAAGGTAAAAAACCATATTCAAGACGTTGCACACGATGCAAACATGATGAATCTGCAACAGCGCATACTGTGTTCCATAACTGTCGTTTGCCGATAACTGAAGCATTTAAAATAATGTATTCCATATGTTGTAACCCGAATATCTCAGCATACAAGATTGCAAAGGATGAGTGCATCAGAAAAATGACATGCTGGAAATTCCGAAAGAAAACTATTGAATGGTTTAAAGTTCATGATAGCATAATAGAAATTTAA
- a CDS encoding thioredoxin domain-containing protein: MKKVFIIILSACVFLSCGNSSNQGQTIPEDIKVTEKEPVKNEITDVPVSSPISINENEFKQKIHDFTKKDWKYLGDKPCLVDFYADWCAPCRRLSPILEQIASEYAGKLYIYKINTDKNKSVSSYFGISSIPAVMLCPMMNQPQMMVGLYPKEEYIKAIAQVLGIQ; encoded by the coding sequence ATGAAAAAAGTATTCATCATTATATTATCTGCATGTGTATTTTTATCATGCGGCAATAGTTCAAACCAAGGTCAGACAATACCTGAAGATATTAAAGTAACTGAAAAAGAACCTGTAAAAAATGAAATTACCGATGTTCCGGTTTCGTCACCAATTTCAATTAATGAAAATGAATTCAAACAGAAAATTCATGATTTCACTAAAAAAGATTGGAAATACCTTGGCGATAAGCCCTGCCTTGTTGATTTTTATGCTGACTGGTGCGCTCCCTGCCGCCGCCTTTCCCCTATACTCGAACAAATTGCATCTGAGTATGCAGGGAAATTATACATTTATAAAATAAATACTGATAAAAACAAGTCCGTTTCATCATACTTTGGTATCAGTAGCATACCAGCGGTGATGCTTTGTCCTATGATGAATCAGCCTCAGATGATGGTGGGGCTGTACCCTAAAGAAGAATATATCAAAGCTATTGCTCAGGTATTGGGAATCCAATAA
- the trxA gene encoding thioredoxin → MKNLTKETFKEKVFNFETEKEWKFNGSLPCIIDFYADWCGPCKMVAPVLEELSKEYTGKVDIYKVDTEAEQELASVFGIQSIPSILFCPKDGQPQMMMGTMPKQSFVQAINEVLLNKQN, encoded by the coding sequence GTGAAAAATTTAACAAAAGAAACATTTAAAGAAAAAGTTTTCAATTTTGAAACCGAAAAAGAATGGAAATTCAATGGTTCTCTACCCTGTATCATTGATTTTTATGCCGATTGGTGCGGGCCATGTAAAATGGTAGCTCCTGTTCTTGAGGAATTATCTAAAGAGTACACTGGAAAAGTTGATATCTATAAAGTTGATACAGAGGCTGAACAAGAACTCGCATCTGTTTTCGGAATACAGAGCATCCCCAGCATTTTGTTTTGTCCTAAAGATGGCCAGCCGCAAATGATGATGGGGACCATGCCCAAACAAAGTTTCGTTCAGGCTATTAATGAAGTGCTTCTGAATAAGCAAAACTAG